A single window of Zeugodacus cucurbitae isolate PBARC_wt_2022May chromosome X, idZeuCucr1.2, whole genome shotgun sequence DNA harbors:
- the LOC128923102 gene encoding uncharacterized protein LOC128923102 isoform X1: MSIKAVIWLCLELENTNVNAPPVNKNDEITLYKIGRYISSNEAAWRIFGFPIHERDPAVVQLAIHLENGQRVFFTNETAIDRAINPPKTTLTAFFELCNRADDFGAFARTLLYSQVPRYFTWTQTKTWMPRKQGSPVAACLNLFKSNALGRLFTVNPRHTECFYLRLLLVNVTGPLSFQDIRKVNGQQYPTYKDACLALGLLEDDNQWECMLAEAALNCTAIQILLLFAIVLTTCFPARAQILWENHKDSMTDDILHQHRIRCHDLTITFSDEMYNEALIAIEDLCIVIANLPLSNFGMNSPNRTASDLMNTEMNRELQYSTVEMAAIVARNVPLMNEEQRTIYDRIMLAVSAGQVEFFFLDAPGGTGKTFVISLILAEIRSNNGIALAVASSGIAATLLDGGRTAHSVFKLPLNIQNNPDAVCNIKKQSSMATVLKRCKIIIWDECTMAHKHSLEALNRTLKDIKNSDKLFGGTLLVLSGDFR, translated from the coding sequence ATGTCCATAAAGGCAGTGATATGGCTGTGTTTAGAGTTGGAAAATACTAATGTGAATGCTCCTCCAGTGAATAAAAACGATGAAATAACGCTCTACAAAATTGGTCGGTACATCAGCTCCAATGAAGCTGCTTGGCGTATCTTTGGTTTTCCAATTCATGAACGGGATCCAGCAGTTGTTCAGTTAGCCATCCATCTTGAAAACGGTCAGCGTGTATTTTTCACGAACGAGACAGCGATTGATCGTGCAATAAATCCACCTAAAACTACACTCACTGCATTTTTTGAATTGTGTAATCGTGCGGATGATTTTGGTGCCTTTGCACGAACATTACTCTATTCACAAGTACCACGCTATTTCACATGGACTCAAACAAAAACATGGATGCCCCGCAAGCAAGGCTCACCAGTTGCTGCATgtctcaatttatttaaatcaaacgCCTTGGGGCGATTATTTACAGTCAATCCAAGACACACGGAGTGCTTTTATCTTCGACTGTTGTTGGTTAATGTTACTGGCCCATTATCATTTCAAGATATACGTAAAGTGAATGGGCAACAATATCCAACGTATAAAGATGCATGCCTTGCACTCGGCTTGCTGGAAGACGACAACCAGTGGGAATGCATGCTTGCTGAAGCTGCATTGAACTGTACAGCAATACAAATTCTTCTACTATTCGCTATAGTGTTGACTACATGTTTCCCAGCCCGAGCACAGATATTATGGGAAAATCACAAAGATTCAATGACTGATGATATATTGCATCAACATCGTATACGGTGCCACGATCTAACCATAACATTCAGCGACGAAATGTACAATGAAGCATTGATTGCTATTGAGGATCTTTGCATTGTCATTGCCAACTTACCACTTAGTAATTTCGGTATGAATTCGCCAAATCGAACTGCATCTGATTTAATGAATACTGAAATGAATCGTGAACTGCAGTACAGTACTGTAGAAATGGCAGCGATTGTTGCCCGCAATGTCCCACTAATGAATGAGGAACAAAGAACCATTTATGATCGCATTATGCTCGCAGTTTCAGCTGGACAAGTTGAGTTCTTCTTTTTGGATGCACCGGGTGGAACTGGCAAAACATTCGTTATTTCGCTAATTCTTGCTGAAATACGATCAAATAATGGCATCGCATTGGCCGTTGCATCATCGGGCATTGCAGCAACTTTATTGGATGGAGGTAGAACAGCTCATTCAGTATTTAAGCTGCCACTAAATATTCAGAATAACCCTGACGCAGTATGCAACATTAAGAAACAATCGTCCATGGCCACTGTGCTGAAACggtgtaaaattattatttgggaTGAATGTACTATGgcacacaaacattcacttgaGGCGTTGAACAGGACATTGAAAGATATTAAAAACAGTGACAAACTATTTGGCGGAACTCTGTTGGTCCTTTCAGGTGATTTCAGATAA